ATatcacttcaaattttcataaattcataaaataactTCAGCTTTCAGTATGTTCAGTGAAATGTACGCCATATAAAATCAGGCAACGAAAAGTTGATTCATCTTAACTCCAGCTAAAAGATTGACTTTATTGGCCTAAGTAGCATCTATCATATCTCTTCTCAAGGggttggatcccctgctgtggaggAATCACAACAGGGAGATGCTGCCCCtcacatttcaattttttatattaattttttttaatattatatttttattaataaaaaattgatatgtGAGGGGCAACAATCCCTGCCGTGATTCCTCCACAGCAAGGGATCCAACCCCCTCTTCTCAAATATGCATTCTGATATTTACATATTCTCAtaatctatttattttttatgtgtCTCAGTTTCATGACTTAGAAGCTTTAATAAGAGTTGTTCTTTTTAGGGTTCATTATTAGCTAGTTATCGGTTAATAGGTAATTGAAACGATCGATTACTAGAACAAATAAGGTCAGTTATTGGTTAACCGATGATCGAAATTCTTGTTATTGATCCAGTTCCAGTTAGTGTTTTACAAAGCTTCACTTGCCCATCAACATCTGTTTGTATGTTCCTTAACCATATTGTACCGTGAGTCTATTCCTCGTGGTACTCTATGTAACGTTAAGAACTTATAAAGTTATGACTTCTGAACGTTACAACAACACAACGAAGTCTACTAGCAATTATTTGAAATAAATCCAAGTAAACCAAATGCTAAAAGAATCCATGAAGTCCATATACATTATGCTTGAACTTCCAATTTTTATGAATCATGGGTTTCCAAATTGGTTGCTAAAGAATGCGACATAATAAATTCATAGCTTCAAACACATCTAATCAAATAATTACCCAACGTTTTAGGCCGAGTTCTGGTAAGGATGTAATGAACCAGCAACAACGAAAGGTACATGAGTTTAGGTCTTATTATTTATGACCAATAATAATGCATTTCTCTATTAAATCACACAATATTTCTTTGTGATTGGACACGATAGATACTTCAAATATGTTATGTAAAGTCAATATTATTTACTTTGCCTAAAGTTATTgttcttataattaaaaataactaTTGTAAAGAATAAATGTTATTATTCTTATAAATAAAAACCTAAACAAAAGTAGAATTATTATGATAAACATGATTAttatcaatttaaaattttagttcCCGATATGGTATATATGACCAAACCTAATACTATGCGTATTGTAAGAGCATTTATAATAGATCCGCTTCCAATGTCGCGAGAGGAAGTGTGCAACGAGCAGATTATCCCTCCCGTGGCCCTCCAAGAGTCGCAGCGCCCAGCGACGACCATCCACGGCCCATGGACATCCACATTGGAGGGGGACGCCCACCTCGCCCCTTCCGGGGAATTCACTAATATTTCAAATCTGGCTTTCTCTCTTAACATTGAACACAAATTCTTTATATTCATTATGTTATAAACGTAGTAATTTTTCCCTATTAAAGAAAGTCCAAATTTAGTTATAAAAAAAGACGAACTTATTTTTTGCATAAACTAGAAAAGAAACACTCTATCTTTAAGGCATCACCAAAACACAACCCCAATGATTAAGCATAATTTCCACAACCCGACACGTGTCCGAATTTTAAGCGTTGATCAAAAGCCAGCATCCCGACATAGAATACCACATTTACCCCTCCCTCACCACTCTATTTACCGTGGACTGCCCCCCTCATATAATCCCCAATTCGTCTCCCCAAATCCATTTCGTTTCTGGTTAACCTCAAGCTCGCCCctttctccctccccctcccaatGTTTTCTCTCGCTTCTTGATTtcttgagagagaaagagtccAATCTTTCAGATCTGAAACCGGATTCTTTCTTTCTGATTAATTTGCGTTTTCTGCGCAAATCGATGTCTTCAACCTACTGGTGCTACAGATGCAACCGCTTCGTGAGGGTTTGGACCCAGGGCTCCGTCAGCTGTCCCGATTGCAGCAGTGGATTCGTCGAAGAAATTGAGGCTCCGAACAGATCCTCGCTCTCCGActcccgccgccgccgcttccCAGCTGCGGCGATGTATATGATGCGGACGCCTGATTCGGGCCCCGGCTTGGGGTCCGGATCCGCCACGGGGTCTAGCCCGAGGCTGAGACGGAGCCGCCGGAATGGGGGCGATCGCTCGCCGTTTAATCCAGTTATTGTTCTTCGCGGACCGAATGAGGGCGGCGGCGGAGCTGCCGCCGGAGCTGCCGGAGCAGGATTTGAATTGTTCTACGACGATGGTGCGGGATCGGGTCTACGGCCGCTGCCAGCTAGTATGTCGGAGTTCTTGCTGGGTTCTGGTTTCGATAGGTTGCTGGATCAATTGGCTCAAATTGAGACTAATGGGATTGGGAGAATCGACAGCAATCCGCCAGCGTCTAAGGCTGCCATCGAGTCTATGCCAACGATTGATATCTCCGACGATCATGTGGATATTGAGTCGTATTGCGCGGTCTGTAAAGAGGCTTTTGAGGTTGGGGGTGAGGCTCGCGAGATGCCCTGCAAGCATTTGTATCATCAAGATTGTATTATGCCGTGGTTGTCGCTAAGAAATTCTTGCCCCGTGTGTAGACATGAGCTGCCGACTGACAATGAGAGTGTTGGTGCTGGTGTTGGTCAGGATGTCAGTGAAGGGAACAGAGCGAATGAGGTCGGGAATGATGATGAGACGGTTGGCTTGACGATATGGCGACTGCCCGGCGGCGGGTTTGCTGTGGGGAGGTTTTCGGGTGGAAGGGGAGGGGGAGAGAGGGAGTTGCCGGTGGTTTACACGGAGATGGACGAGGCCTTCAATAACAATGGGGCACCTAGGAGAATTTCGTGGGGTTCTAGAGGTAGTATTTCGAGGGAGAGAAGTGGATTGAGGAGAGTCTTGAATCGTTTGTTTGCGTGTTTTGGCAGAGGTGGATCTTCGACTTCTACTGCCAGCTCAGACTCTAGGATGAGTAGGAGGAGCGGCAGTGGCTCGTTGTCATCAGTATTTAGTTCTTCATCGAGGCTGCGTAGAGGATGGGGTTCTGAAACTAATGAATGGATGTGAAAGGAGATGGTGAGTTTTCCAAATgttgaactagaatgtggtgaAGGATTGTGGAAAGGTAATAAATCCTCCATGATCCAAAGGCCTCTCGTGATTGAATTGTCTTCTTTGAAATGGGGAGAGGATTAATATCCATTCAATGTATCAAATTGCTTTCTAAATTCAAgaatcctttttttattttgcctCACTTTGTAGCATTTGCACAATATGTAGTTACTTTGGTAATGCTATTTTATTTGAGATTTTGTGAATTAAAATATCT
This sequence is a window from Salvia splendens isolate huo1 chromosome 14, SspV2, whole genome shotgun sequence. Protein-coding genes within it:
- the LOC121765715 gene encoding probable E3 ubiquitin-protein ligase RHC2A — its product is MSSTYWCYRCNRFVRVWTQGSVSCPDCSSGFVEEIEAPNRSSLSDSRRRRFPAAAMYMMRTPDSGPGLGSGSATGSSPRLRRSRRNGGDRSPFNPVIVLRGPNEGGGGAAAGAAGAGFELFYDDGAGSGLRPLPASMSEFLLGSGFDRLLDQLAQIETNGIGRIDSNPPASKAAIESMPTIDISDDHVDIESYCAVCKEAFEVGGEAREMPCKHLYHQDCIMPWLSLRNSCPVCRHELPTDNESVGAGVGQDVSEGNRANEVGNDDETVGLTIWRLPGGGFAVGRFSGGRGGGERELPVVYTEMDEAFNNNGAPRRISWGSRGSISRERSGLRRVLNRLFACFGRGGSSTSTASSDSRMSRRSGSGSLSSVFSSSSRLRRGWGSETNEWM